A DNA window from Aureibaculum sp. 2308TA14-22 contains the following coding sequences:
- a CDS encoding group III truncated hemoglobin: protein MQDIKNRKDIHFLISEFYKKLLSDDLVQHFFEDIIKQEYLEEHIEIITDFWNGILFNVPDYKRNAMQPHLILNQTKPFKNKHFKRWLHHFNTSIDDNFKGEKAEMAKTRALSIATIMEIKMNKKFS, encoded by the coding sequence ATGCAAGACATTAAAAATAGAAAAGACATTCATTTTTTAATTAGTGAATTTTATAAAAAATTACTTTCAGATGATTTGGTACAACATTTTTTTGAGGATATTATTAAACAAGAGTATTTAGAAGAGCATATCGAAATTATTACCGATTTTTGGAATGGTATTTTATTCAATGTCCCAGATTACAAAAGAAATGCTATGCAGCCACATCTTATATTAAACCAAACCAAGCCTTTTAAAAATAAACATTTTAAAAGATGGTTACATCATTTTAACACCTCTATAGATGATAATTTCAAAGGCGAAAAAGCAGAAATGGCAAAAACAAGAGCGTTATCCATTGCAACAATTATGGAAATAAAAATGAATAAAAAATTTTCTTAA
- a CDS encoding 3-oxoacyl-ACP synthase III family protein has protein sequence MNSVITGTGSYIPKIIKKNADFIDERFYDANNEPFEASNAVIIEKFKAITGIEERRYVNDNMDSSTIATYAAEKAIEDANIDPEELDFIILAQNFGDIKKETIQTDILPSLAARVKHNLKIKNPNCVAYDIIFGCPGWVQGVIQADIFIKAGEAKKCLVIGSETLSRVLDMHDRDSMIYSDGAGACIVEAKENSDSKILSHASASYTLDEANYLFLGKSNIPNTDPGVRYIKMHGRKIYEFALNNVPNAMKKALDKGGVSISEVKKVFIHQANEKMDEAIIKRFFRLYKTAEPEHVMPMSIHKLGNSSVATVPTLFDMVIKGKLENHELKKGDVIILASVGAGMNCNAVVYKY, from the coding sequence ATGAACTCAGTTATCACCGGAACCGGTAGTTACATTCCTAAAATAATAAAAAAGAATGCAGATTTTATTGATGAACGTTTTTATGACGCTAATAATGAACCTTTTGAAGCTTCTAATGCCGTTATAATCGAAAAGTTTAAAGCCATTACTGGTATTGAGGAACGACGTTATGTCAATGACAATATGGATTCTTCAACTATAGCAACCTATGCTGCTGAAAAAGCAATTGAAGATGCCAATATTGACCCCGAAGAATTAGACTTTATTATTCTAGCTCAAAATTTTGGAGACATAAAAAAGGAGACCATCCAGACAGATATTTTACCAAGTTTGGCGGCAAGGGTAAAGCACAATTTAAAAATAAAAAACCCTAACTGTGTTGCATATGATATCATCTTTGGATGTCCAGGATGGGTACAAGGTGTTATACAAGCTGATATTTTTATAAAAGCCGGTGAAGCAAAAAAATGTTTGGTTATTGGTTCAGAAACCTTATCAAGAGTATTGGATATGCACGACAGGGATTCAATGATCTATTCTGACGGTGCCGGAGCTTGCATAGTGGAAGCAAAAGAAAATAGTGATTCTAAGATTTTAAGTCATGCTTCGGCCTCCTATACTCTTGATGAAGCCAACTATTTATTTTTAGGAAAATCTAACATCCCCAATACCGATCCAGGTGTACGATATATAAAAATGCATGGTAGAAAAATCTATGAATTTGCCTTAAACAACGTACCAAATGCCATGAAAAAAGCATTGGATAAAGGTGGTGTCTCCATAAGTGAAGTTAAAAAAGTATTTATCCATCAAGCGAATGAAAAAATGGATGAAGCTATTATTAAACGCTTTTTTAGATTGTATAAAACTGCCGAACCTGAACATGTTATGCCTATGAGTATTCATAAATTGGGTAATAGTTCTGTGGCAACTGTACCTACACTATTCGACATGGTAATTAAAGGAAAGCTTGAAAATCATGAGTTGAAAAAAGGTGATGTTATTATTTTAGCATCGGTAGGTGCTGGAATGAATTGCAATGCGGTGGTTTATAAATACTAG
- a CDS encoding DUF7672 family protein: MLKLYIIGICILIIAILANAIIVKIGLKSWYDFFELLNQLGTEAFSKLSILDYLWLFVGYPFVLGLGYLIGLRVYNFIF; the protein is encoded by the coding sequence ATGTTAAAACTCTATATCATTGGGATTTGCATTTTAATTATTGCCATATTGGCTAATGCCATTATTGTGAAAATTGGATTAAAGTCTTGGTACGATTTTTTTGAACTACTGAATCAATTAGGTACTGAAGCTTTTTCTAAACTTTCTATCTTAGATTATTTATGGTTGTTTGTTGGTTACCCTTTTGTGTTAGGTTTGGGATATTTGATTGGTTTGAGAGTTTATAATTTTATTTTTTAG
- a CDS encoding MlaE family ABC transporter permease, giving the protein MLKEVFKRPQKGSIFRESIFKEIEDLGISSIGIVAFISFFVGGVVVIQTALNLDNPLTPKYLIGFASRESLILEFSPTLISIILAGKVGSYIASSIGTMRVTEQIDALEVMGVNSLNYLVLPKIIANVFFYPFVIIISISLGIFGGWVAGYLTGLVSSTDYIMGIRSAFDPFHLVYSMIKTSVFAFVIASVPAYHGFYVSGGAIEVGKASTRAVVWTSIVIIVLNYFLTQMLLGK; this is encoded by the coding sequence ATGCTAAAAGAGGTTTTTAAAAGGCCTCAAAAAGGTTCTATTTTTAGAGAATCTATATTTAAAGAAATAGAAGACTTAGGAATTAGCTCCATAGGAATCGTTGCCTTTATTTCCTTTTTTGTGGGTGGTGTAGTTGTTATTCAAACAGCGTTAAATTTAGACAACCCGTTAACGCCAAAATACCTTATTGGGTTTGCCTCAAGAGAGTCGTTAATTTTAGAATTTTCCCCTACGCTAATTTCAATAATACTGGCCGGTAAAGTAGGTTCGTATATAGCTTCAAGCATAGGGACTATGCGTGTCACAGAACAAATAGATGCTCTTGAAGTGATGGGTGTAAATTCGCTTAATTATTTGGTGCTACCTAAAATTATTGCCAATGTTTTCTTTTATCCCTTTGTGATTATTATCAGTATATCACTGGGTATTTTTGGCGGATGGGTTGCTGGTTATTTAACAGGTTTGGTAAGCTCAACAGATTATATAATGGGTATTAGAAGTGCTTTTGATCCATTCCATTTAGTATATTCTATGATTAAAACATCTGTTTTTGCTTTTGTAATTGCTTCTGTGCCTGCCTATCACGGATTTTACGTAAGTGGTGGTGCCATTGAAGTGGGTAAAGCTAGTACACGTGCCGTTGTGTGGACGAGTATTGTTATTATTGTATTAAATTACTTTTTAACACAAATGTTATTAGGAAAATGA
- a CDS encoding ABC transporter ATP-binding protein, whose translation MIEVKNLFKEFDGTPVLKGIDATFENGKTSLVIGTSGSGKTVFLKCMLGLLHPEKGDICYDGINYKDMGDDEKRDLKKEIGMVFQGSALFDSSTVEENVMFPLKMFTEQRYEEKLERVNEVLARVNLENANKKFPAELSGGMQKRVAIARAIVMNPKYLFCDEPNSGLDPKTSTVIDNLIQEITKEYNITTIINSHDMNSVMEIGEKIILMKHGVKEWEGTSNEVFKTDNKSLVDFVYSSNLFKKVREAQLKEGGL comes from the coding sequence ATGATTGAAGTAAAAAACTTATTTAAAGAATTTGACGGCACTCCTGTATTAAAAGGTATAGATGCCACCTTTGAAAACGGAAAAACTAGTTTGGTTATTGGAACGAGTGGTTCTGGTAAAACCGTTTTTTTAAAATGCATGTTGGGTTTACTTCATCCAGAAAAAGGAGATATTTGTTATGATGGAATCAATTATAAGGACATGGGTGATGATGAAAAACGCGATTTAAAAAAGGAAATTGGCATGGTTTTTCAAGGAAGTGCATTGTTTGATAGTTCTACCGTTGAAGAAAATGTTATGTTTCCATTAAAAATGTTTACCGAACAACGGTATGAAGAAAAATTAGAACGCGTTAATGAAGTACTAGCAAGAGTAAATTTAGAAAATGCCAACAAGAAGTTTCCTGCAGAACTTTCTGGAGGAATGCAAAAACGTGTAGCCATTGCAAGAGCAATTGTAATGAACCCTAAATACTTGTTTTGCGATGAACCTAATTCAGGATTAGACCCTAAAACTTCTACAGTAATTGATAATTTAATTCAAGAAATTACCAAAGAATATAATATCACCACCATCATCAATTCGCATGACATGAATTCGGTTATGGAAATTGGCGAAAAAATTATTTTAATGAAACATGGTGTTAAAGAATGGGAAGGTACAAGCAACGAAGTTTTTAAAACTGATAACAAATCGCTGGTAGATTTTGTATATTCTTCAAACCTG